The sequence below is a genomic window from Oncorhynchus nerka isolate Pitt River linkage group LG7, Oner_Uvic_2.0, whole genome shotgun sequence.
tcctcttgcaggaactgctgacacactccagccacatgaggtctagcattgtcttgtattaggaggaacccagggccaaccgcaccagcatatggtctcacaaggggtctgaggatctcatctcggtacctaatggcaatcaggctacctctggcgagcacatagagggctgtgcggcccccccaaagaaatgccaccccacaccatgactgacccaccgccaaaccggtcatgctggaggatgtttcaggcagcagaacgttctccacagcgtctccagactgtcacatgtgttcagtgtgaacctgctttcatctgtgaagagcacagggcgccagtggcgaatttgccaatattggtgttctctggcaaatgccaaacgtcctgcacgttGTTGGGCTGTATAAGCTCAACCGCCACCTGTGGCCATCGGGCCCTCatgccaccctcatggagtctgtttctgactgtttgagcagacacatgcacatttgtggcctgctggaggtcattttgcagggctctgtcagtgctcctcctgctcctccttgcacaaaggcggaggtagcggtcctgctgctgggttgttgccctcctacggcctcctccacgtctcctgatgtactggcctgtctcctggtagcgcctccatgctctggacactacgctgacagacacagcaaaccttcttgccacagctcgcattgatgtgccatcctggatgagctgcactacctgagccacttgtgtgggttgtagactccgtctcatgctaccactagagtgaaagcaccgctaGCATTcaaaaagtgaccaaaacatcagcaaggaagcataggaactgataagtggtctgtggttaccacctgcagaaccactcctttattgggggtgtcttgctaattgcctataatttccacctgttgtctattccatttgcacaacagcatgtgaaatttgtcaatcagtgttgcttcctaagtgaacAGTTTtttatttcacagaagtgtgattgacttggcgtTACATTGtcgtttaagtgttccctttattattttgagcagtgtgtatataggtttttaaaagcattcatgatttgcgtaactctaatatactaactattactcttgttaaaaatatgaaatgataatacatttggtgaagagcacattgacttgtttaggactcaactctaagtttaggacttgagacttgactcggacttgcctgtcttgacttgggacttgagtgctaagacttgagacttacttgaAAAACAATGACTTAGTACCAGAGGTGGGACCAACGGTATCAATGGAAAGTGTTTTTTTCTGTAATAGGGAATTAATGGTTAACGGGTCAGAGACATGGGAAGAATTTGTAAAGGCATTGAGCCTGAAacaggatacttgttatttggccattggcccagttctattgcaaggaattctaattggtcaaccacaggctagggttgggttataaaactaCATCCCGTCcctttgttctgtggagagaatcactgaggacaggggagaatgaaCATCTATTTCTCAGCATAACATCTATGATTTGTCCTTTTTTGAATGAACctatttttctccccctgatttgcATTGGTTTGTGTTTTTGAAgagtaacatcaactgctaacactTGGTGCCGTCACCCGAATGAATTGGTCTCGAACAACAAGGAAAAACTCAACTGTGTTGATCCAGGGAAAAGAGAGGGCTGAGCACAAACCACCACGGGTCGACTCTTAATCTCCTGATTGACTGCTAAcaagggcgtggatcagaaaaccagtccgtatctagtgtgaccaccatttacctcatgcagcAAGACATCTCCTTTGGGTATAGTTAAtcaagctgttgattgtggaatgttgtcttacacctcttcaatggctgtgcgaagttaatGAATATTGTCGGttactggaacacgctgtcatacacgtcgatccagagcatcccaaatatgctcaatgcgtgacatgtctgagtatgcaggccatggatgaCAATGGGCACCAGGATCTCGTCATATCTCTGTCCATTCAaattaaaatgcaattgtgtttgttgtccgtagcttacgcctgcccatatcataaccccgataccatggggcactttgttcacaacattgacatcagccaTTTTCCCGGTACAGTTGGAACCGGGATTAATCCGTAAAGGGCACATGTTGCCGaattgcagtcaggtcaagatcctggtgaggacgacgagcacgcagatgaaaGAAAAATCTTTGGTTGTGTAAACCCACAGTTTaatccgcaggtgaagaagccggatgtggaggtcctgggctagaGTGGTTActcatggtctgcagttgtgaggccggttggacatattgCTAAATAatttaaaacaacgttggaggtggcttatggtagagaaatgaacattaaataatctgtcatcagctctggtggacattcctgtagtcagtatgccaattgcacgcttcctcaacttgagacatctgtacacaactgcacattttagtggctttttattgtccccggcacaaggtgcacctgtgtaatgatcatgctgtttaatcagcttcttgatatgccatacctatcaggtggatggattatcttggcaagtagaaatgctcactaacagatgtAAACATTTGTGTAAAATTCTAGAAgccttttgtgcgtatggaaaatcgTATTTTATTtccgctcatgaaacatgggaaaaactttgaatgttttatatttttgttcagtataaattaaAATGGAATATTTCATCAACTGTCAGTTAAGTCTGGCCATAGTTTTGACACAACATCAAGTGCCACCCACACAGTCTCTGTTCACTCTATTTGTCTACTTCCAGAAATTAGAGGCTGCACAAGTGGAGAGCATCATGGCTGAAGTCCATACTATTCTCCCCAAGACTGCTAAAAAAGGCAAGTCTCTTTGCTATACTGCATACCAGTTGTTATGTGTCTGTGACTCTTTTTAGAATCCCACTggatggcctcccgagtggcgcagcggtcaaaggcactgcatctcagtgctagaggcgtcactacagacccgggtttgatcccggcctgtatcacaactggccgtgattgggagtcccatagggcagcgcaacAATtggccgggttaggggagggtttggccgggtagaccgtcattgtaaaataataatttcttaactgactttcctaggtagataaaggttcaattttaaaagttgcagtgcttgaggtgtcactacagacccgggttcgatcccaggctgtatcacaaccgactgtgaccgggagtcccatagggcgccgcacaattggcccagcgtcgcccgggttaggtcGTCAGttagtgtttcctccgacacattggtgcggctggctttcgggttaagtggacgggtgttaagaagcgcggttagGTGGGTCATGGTgggactcgaccttcgccttggGGAGAAATGCAACAGAAAGGGATCCCACTGAATGTTCAACTTATTCTGCTCCACTGCAGTAACGTTGGAAAGCGGTGAAGTCAGGACAAGTTCAGAGGATGAGGAGAACACTATTATGGCCAGAGGGAAGAAGGTTAGTGATGTATTCATTGGCAAGGTTAGGGAGACTTATCGTGTGTTTAGTTTCAGAAGACTCAATGTAGTCCTCAAAAGCCTCCCTTCTTTAGGCTTTTACATTTTTATTCCAAATTATAGCAATAGCCCATATCAGTATTAGTACTGCACCATGTTTAACTCCAACCTGCACTGTTGCCACATGGTCCAATTCTCAGGGTAAATCAACTAGGAAACCTCTGTCAAAGAGGGCCAAAGCACTGTCAGTCAGCCAGCAGAACACCTCCATCAAAAAGTAAGGCCCTTTCCTCAGCCAAAATCTGTTAGTATTTTtgtatgtgttggtgtgtgtgtgttttatggatGTATGGAAATAACTTTCTGATATTCATTTGCCACTTGTGTTCAGGACCAGTAGGAAGCCACTGGTCACTCCTACTAGGAACATGCTGGACAGCTCCCTGATGGGCCCTACCCCCCTCATCACACCACGCTTCGACCCCTGGTAAAGTGGCAGTGGGTGATGTTCTGTTTTTAATAAGATGAGTTGGGTTTGCTGCGGCTTGTCCATAACGAGTGTTTCCTAAAGCTGGTTTGTGGTTAGAGAACGGTCTATCCAGTCTTTCCCCTAGTTACATTTTCCAGGCGGGACACGAAGGCCCCTAAAGCAACATTGGGTACCACTGTGCTAGTGGACACCGCTTCACGTGTTGTCAAATACCTCAGGCTTCCCAAGACCCTGGCGACGAGGATACCCCGCCACAAGGAGAGGGTGTACAGCATCTCGGTCAACGGCTCCCCCATCTCAGAAGGCAGTAATGATATCTTCATCAATGTCCCTGTGGGGGACGGAGTGGTAAGCAGGCTGCCATCAGCCTTCCAGTTTTAGACTGGTCCTTTCTGAACAGTATGTGTGACCATCGGACTTGGATAAATACCCCCACTAactctgactgtttgtgtgttcATGTTACCTGTGTAAAATGTGTCAACCTGATTATTCTTGTTTTATTGTCAcacaccggataggtgcagtgaaattgACACACTTCCTGTGTGTCGATAAGGTTAATCTGCTGATGTAGAGTTTTTGGTTCCAGAGCATTCAGCTGCTGGCCAGTCAGATGGACACTGTGGACCTGGGACAGCTGGATGAGACGGCCATAACGAGCATTCGTCTGCTACAGGTATGGTCTTCACTAGGGCTGTCGCGGTCaccgtattaccaccacaccggcagtcatgaaAGCAGTTAAATTGCACGTGACTGAGTCACGGTAATTTCCTCTTATGCACTCAGGACATGTGTTGGTAAGTACCCTGACGAACATCGTGTcgttaatggcctggtactcgggGCTGTCCCTCTAACcgctctgacatcaatgcaaatgaaaTCGAAAATCACATCAAACGCTTATCATCAAAATAGTATCATGCTTTTAAAATCACCTCACTGTGACGATCAATTTGGAGAAAGAAGTTCAGCAGCAGGTTGAAAAAGTGTAAAACATGTTTGTGGatgtttcaaagcctaacacaaGGAAATGGACAACGCTTTCCAaggtgatgattcattcaaaacaACCTATGCATAGGCTTATGAGCCCAGGCCTGAAAACTCTGAATAAAAATGACAATTGTGCTTTTATACAATACTTAGCCTACTGCATATTATGCATGGCAGAAAaacaaacatgaaacaaaactgatttaagatgtctttggCACATAATTGGTCTAGCATCCAAAATTAAACAAATGT
It includes:
- the LOC115131701 gene encoding borealin-like — its product is MKKNSVTGVTMGRPKKTTKQRKNPKLDKLEAFLEDFDSEVKTVVERLKERTNSLLKDADNFFNMAVIKLPKAVRQMNWLEHCGSEKPKSPVEDVKKLEAAQVESIMAEVHTILPKTAKKVTLESGEVRTSSEDEENTIMARGKKGKSTRKPLSKRAKALSVSQQNTSIKKTSRKPLVTPTRNMLDSSLMGPTPLITPRFDPWLPKTLATRIPRHKERVYSISVNGSPISEGSNDIFINVPVGDGVSIQLLASQMDTVDLGQLDETAITSIRLLQNRLATLCETAE